Proteins from one Myxococcus stipitatus genomic window:
- a CDS encoding DNA-binding response regulator — protein MRRVLVTSPHSASLELLRRVLAADELGLTISATADTDDALASIAASAPAVVVVDLRRPDEDHPLFLGLLRKRHPTQPVIALVPGKVRVFDGQRERVHEAPGDSAESLHQLLGTLKVAVRDLVAQDWLKVFRTPVGRA, from the coding sequence ATGCGCCGCGTCCTCGTCACCAGTCCCCACTCCGCGTCCCTCGAGCTGTTGCGTCGCGTCCTCGCTGCCGACGAGCTGGGGCTCACCATCTCCGCCACCGCCGACACGGATGACGCGCTGGCCTCCATCGCCGCCTCCGCGCCCGCGGTGGTGGTGGTGGACCTGCGGCGGCCGGACGAGGACCATCCGCTGTTCCTCGGGCTGTTGCGCAAGCGCCACCCGACACAACCGGTCATCGCGCTGGTGCCGGGCAAGGTGCGCGTGTTCGACGGTCAGCGCGAGCGGGTCCACGAGGCGCCGGGCGACAGCGCCGAGTCCCTGCACCAGCTGTTGGGGACGCTCAAGGTGGCGGTGCGCGACCTGGTGGCCCAGGACTGGCTCAAGGTGTTCCGCACGCCGGTGGGGCGGGCCTGA